In a genomic window of Streptomyces sp. NBC_01142:
- a CDS encoding helix-turn-helix domain-containing protein, which yields MSDNELGMFLRIRREAVTPAEVGLPTGPRRRTPGLRRAELSTLAGVSVEYVTRLEQGRDRRPSAQVLSALADALRLTAGERIHLHRLTKAAEGGFTCMGGAAPARAVRPTVRALLERLEPAPAVLLNRLSEILACTAAYERLAGPIGLLDGRPPNLARFVFTDDRARTAYPDWDRIADEQVAALKQGPFRADRHVAVLADELTVTAGPAFAERVDTLTGLPTSSGVARLVHPEVGELRLAYETLELPADDDQRLIVHLPADGATSAALDRLTGRLPGALRAVSD from the coding sequence GTGAGCGACAACGAGCTGGGCATGTTCCTGCGTATCCGCCGTGAAGCCGTCACACCCGCCGAGGTGGGACTCCCCACCGGGCCTCGCCGCCGTACGCCGGGCTTGCGCCGGGCCGAGCTGTCCACACTCGCCGGAGTCAGCGTGGAGTACGTGACACGGCTCGAGCAGGGCCGCGACCGCCGGCCGTCCGCGCAGGTGCTCTCCGCGCTGGCCGACGCGCTACGGCTGACCGCAGGCGAACGCATCCACCTGCACCGCCTCACCAAGGCGGCCGAAGGCGGCTTCACTTGCATGGGCGGCGCGGCGCCGGCCCGCGCGGTGCGCCCCACCGTGCGGGCACTGCTCGAGCGTCTTGAGCCCGCCCCCGCTGTGCTGCTCAACCGGCTGAGCGAGATCCTCGCCTGCACCGCAGCGTACGAGCGGCTGGCGGGACCCATCGGTCTGCTGGACGGCAGGCCGCCGAACCTCGCCCGCTTCGTGTTCACCGACGACCGGGCGCGTACTGCCTACCCCGACTGGGACCGCATCGCGGACGAACAAGTTGCCGCCCTCAAGCAAGGGCCGTTCCGGGCGGACCGGCATGTCGCGGTGCTCGCGGACGAGTTGACCGTCACCGCCGGGCCCGCTTTCGCCGAGCGCGTGGACACACTGACCGGCCTCCCGACGTCCAGCGGCGTAGCGCGGCTGGTCCACCCCGAGGTGGGCGAGCTGCGCCTGGCGTACGAAACCCTCGAACTGCCCGCCGATGACGACCAGCGCCTCATCGTCCACCTCCCCGCCGACGGCGCCACATCCGCCGCGCTCGACCGCCTCACCGGCCGCCTGCCCGGCGCGCTGCGGGCAGTGTCCGACTGA
- a CDS encoding NADPH-dependent FMN reductase codes for MPSGTLNLAVIIGSVREGRFGPVVANWFVEQAELHGRFTVDLIDLADTPLPLELPPVPPALEPDMVRPAEMADLTRRIAAADAIVVVTPEYNRSFPASLKAAIDWHYTEWQTKPVGFVGYSGGSGGILAMEQLRQVFGELQAHTVRDYVAFPRYYELFGPDGILKDPEGPNGAAEVLLDQLLWWGSVLHDARRDRPYSTAR; via the coding sequence ATGCCCAGTGGGACCCTCAACCTCGCGGTGATCATCGGCAGCGTCAGGGAGGGCAGGTTCGGCCCGGTGGTCGCGAACTGGTTCGTCGAGCAGGCTGAACTGCACGGCCGGTTCACCGTGGACCTCATCGATCTTGCCGATACACCCCTGCCGCTCGAGCTGCCGCCCGTGCCGCCGGCGCTCGAGCCCGACATGGTCCGCCCCGCCGAGATGGCGGACCTCACCCGGCGGATCGCTGCGGCCGACGCGATCGTCGTGGTGACGCCGGAGTACAACCGCAGCTTCCCCGCCTCGCTGAAGGCCGCCATCGACTGGCACTACACCGAGTGGCAGACCAAACCGGTCGGTTTCGTCGGCTACAGCGGGGGGAGCGGCGGCATCCTGGCGATGGAGCAGCTGCGCCAGGTCTTCGGCGAGTTGCAGGCCCACACAGTCCGCGACTACGTCGCCTTCCCCCGGTACTACGAGCTCTTCGGCCCCGACGGCATCCTCAAGGATCCCGAAGGCCCCAACGGCGCCGCAGAGGTACTGCTCGACCAGCTCCTCTGGTGGGGCTCCGTCCTCCACGACGCCCGGCGCGACCGGCCGTACAGCACCGCGCGATAG
- a CDS encoding DUF4232 domain-containing protein translates to MRHTRIRTSAVAATALLATLSLTACQSDDDGKKSGASAPATSAPADQQPSPAADGAKAPAAGKSKQPATPAANKPSTGSGGASGAKDTDGPGDPGSVTAACTGANSKVTVSKVQRPLNHLLLTVTNTGSKACNAYHAPLLRFDDAQAATRIMDESRPQAVVTLAPGQSAYASILLSSADGSGGNGRTAKNLTVHFAPRSGSGSTGAPAGLPLPADTYTDDSAGVSYWQSTMDAALVY, encoded by the coding sequence ATGCGCCACACTCGTATCCGCACCAGCGCCGTCGCCGCGACCGCTCTGCTGGCCACCCTCTCGCTGACGGCCTGCCAGTCCGACGACGACGGAAAGAAGTCGGGCGCGTCGGCCCCTGCCACGAGCGCACCGGCCGACCAGCAGCCGTCACCCGCGGCCGACGGTGCAAAGGCCCCCGCGGCCGGCAAGAGCAAGCAGCCCGCGACACCCGCCGCGAACAAGCCGTCCACCGGCTCGGGCGGCGCGAGCGGCGCCAAGGACACCGACGGCCCCGGCGACCCCGGCAGCGTGACCGCCGCCTGCACCGGTGCGAACTCCAAGGTGACCGTCAGCAAGGTGCAGCGCCCCCTCAACCATCTGCTGCTCACTGTGACCAACACCGGCTCCAAGGCGTGCAACGCCTACCACGCCCCGCTCCTCCGCTTCGACGACGCCCAGGCCGCCACCCGGATCATGGACGAGAGCCGGCCTCAGGCGGTCGTCACGCTCGCCCCCGGCCAGTCCGCGTACGCCTCCATCCTCCTGTCAAGCGCCGACGGCAGCGGCGGCAACGGACGTACGGCGAAGAATCTGACCGTCCACTTCGCCCCGCGCAGCGGATCCGGCTCGACCGGCGCACCGGCCGGGCTCCCTCTCCCCGCCGACACGTACACCGACGACAGCGCGGGCGTCAGCTACTGGCAGAGCACCATGGACGCCGCGCTCGTCTACTAG